Proteins from a single region of Leptolyngbya sp. CCY15150:
- a CDS encoding transposase, translating to MTQEQISPPQMGHFYHIYNRGNNRQNVFFERDNYLYFLRLIRQTFVTHNIDMVAYCLMPNHYHLLVYPKSAHLSQSMKSLSLSYTKAINKRFGRVGALFQGRFQRILVTHSDYLVHLIRYIHQNPVKANLVSQPEEWEFSSYLDYAGLRAGTLPNLALLQQQFEESDRLSFWANGCLPTHLAFRQLLPDE from the coding sequence ATGACTCAGGAGCAAATTTCTCCCCCTCAGATGGGGCACTTCTACCATATCTACAATCGGGGCAACAATCGTCAAAACGTCTTTTTTGAACGGGATAACTATCTTTATTTCTTGCGATTGATCCGGCAAACCTTCGTCACCCACAACATTGACATGGTGGCATATTGCCTCATGCCAAACCATTATCACCTGCTGGTTTATCCTAAAAGCGCACACTTATCCCAGTCCATGAAATCGCTTTCCCTATCTTACACAAAAGCGATCAATAAACGTTTTGGTCGAGTAGGTGCATTGTTTCAAGGGCGGTTTCAGCGAATTTTGGTGACTCACAGCGATTATCTGGTGCATTTGATTCGCTACATCCACCAGAATCCGGTTAAAGCCAACCTGGTTAGCCAACCAGAGGAGTGGGAGTTTTCTAGTTATTTAGACTATGCAGGTCTTCGAGCGGGGACATTGCCAAACTTAGCGTTACTTCAGCAGCAGTTTGAGGAAAGCGATCGCTTATCGTTTTGGGCGAACGGATGTCTGCCCACTCATTTAGCGTTCAGACAACTGTTGCCAGATGAGTGA
- a CDS encoding GUN4 domain-containing protein → MARVALLIGTGTYGDGFKPLPAAPKDVEAIAAVLRDPDMGGFDQVEQLIDQPHSTVSETIETWLRARQKDDLALLYISGHGVKDDQRDLYFAACNTKKQKENLVRATAIPASVVRDRIRESKAKRQVIILDCCFSGAFGDLLAKDDNTIDLETLLGAEGRVVLTSSSSLQYSFEQRDGALSIYTHCLVEGIRTGAADVDDDGAISVQELHDYAKRKVQEESPAMTPRIIVLKDEGYQIRIAKAPLGDPKVKYRKEMEVIVQEDGDTIDEILSRSVLEEWQHKLGLSDGEVQAIESDILEPIRQRQKKIQRYREVFTRALQHKNPLGERELKRLQQLQHILGLRNEDIQAIAVEVMQTTPHLPDLLLESEKGIDYWELQILLQVGQWKEADLETARRMLQAMNKEEWLDVETDDLLNFPCKDLETIDRLWVHYSNGKFGFSVQKQIYVECGAKLDGKYTGDKIWEKFGDRVGWRKAGKWMSYDDLTFDLFSIGELPVVVIQLGGGHYHLFSLALRLVTCSTSQS, encoded by the coding sequence TGTGGAGGCGATCGCCGCTGTCCTTCGCGATCCGGACATGGGAGGCTTTGATCAGGTGGAGCAACTCATTGACCAGCCCCATAGCACCGTTTCTGAAACGATTGAAACTTGGTTGCGGGCAAGGCAAAAAGACGATCTGGCGTTGCTCTACATCTCCGGGCATGGAGTGAAAGATGATCAACGAGATCTCTACTTTGCGGCGTGCAATACGAAGAAACAAAAAGAGAACTTAGTCCGAGCAACGGCAATTCCAGCCAGCGTTGTGCGCGATCGTATCCGGGAGAGCAAAGCTAAACGGCAGGTGATCATCCTGGATTGCTGTTTCAGTGGAGCCTTTGGCGACCTGCTGGCCAAAGATGACAACACGATTGATCTAGAGACCCTGTTGGGGGCAGAGGGGCGCGTTGTTCTCACGTCCTCTAGTTCGTTGCAATATTCCTTTGAGCAACGGGATGGCGCGCTCTCCATTTACACTCACTGCCTAGTGGAAGGCATTCGCACTGGAGCTGCCGATGTGGATGATGATGGCGCGATCTCTGTCCAGGAACTGCATGACTACGCCAAGCGAAAAGTGCAGGAAGAATCTCCTGCTATGACGCCCCGCATTATCGTTTTGAAAGATGAGGGCTATCAAATCCGCATTGCCAAAGCCCCCCTAGGCGACCCCAAGGTGAAATATCGCAAGGAAATGGAGGTGATCGTTCAGGAAGATGGCGACACCATTGATGAGATTCTTAGTCGTTCTGTGTTGGAGGAATGGCAACACAAGCTGGGCTTGTCTGATGGGGAAGTACAGGCGATCGAATCAGACATTTTGGAACCGATTCGGCAACGGCAGAAAAAGATCCAACGCTATCGAGAGGTGTTTACCCGCGCCCTTCAACACAAAAATCCATTGGGGGAACGAGAACTGAAGCGGTTGCAGCAGCTTCAGCACATTTTGGGCTTGAGGAATGAGGATATTCAGGCGATCGCAGTAGAAGTCATGCAAACAACTCCCCACCTACCAGACCTGCTCCTGGAATCGGAAAAAGGGATAGACTACTGGGAATTGCAAATACTACTGCAAGTAGGGCAATGGAAAGAAGCTGACCTGGAAACTGCCCGACGAATGCTGCAAGCAATGAATAAAGAGGAGTGGTTGGATGTTGAGACTGATGATTTACTTAACTTCCCCTGCAAAGACCTGGAGACGATTGATCGCCTCTGGGTGCATTATAGCAACGGCAAATTTGGCTTTAGTGTCCAAAAGCAAATTTATGTGGAATGCGGTGCCAAGCTAGACGGCAAGTATACAGGCGACAAAATCTGGGAAAAGTTTGGAGATCGCGTCGGTTGGCGCAAAGCAGGCAAATGGATGAGCTACGACGATCTCACCTTCGACCTTTTTAGTATAGGCGAACTACCTGTTGTAGTAATCCAATTGGGTGGGGGGCATTACCATCTTTTTTCTCTCGCATTGAGACTTGTGACCTGTAGCACAAGCCAGTCCTAG